A single region of the Ptychodera flava strain L36383 chromosome 9, AS_Pfla_20210202, whole genome shotgun sequence genome encodes:
- the LOC139140430 gene encoding enolase-phosphatase E1-like isoform X7, whose product MMDLLVHVAAKNKLSPAGHVIRVPAPYPGDEPVQYKPNTQVGDLGVRTIEIVPKKEPQSKVPVKKSAKFEQTVRLTVHVSKSKKFVLRVNPDKALCELLPQICEEHGTDPFHCTLRLVNSPEEDLDLFRSLNDYSLPENEVILVDLRAPVPKVPVPEEKTKEKKKKSIFGFRSSQKKKSKGDGDADSVKSVPVKPAPQKQIRDTDSIKSAPPARPVSQIHVGDSDSVKSMPVRPHSVVNPPPAPGRQGPPPGAVALPIIDGSLLRKQQQQPQPQQANQSAPPPPQPPARKRQAPRPPGPPPRKNQVPGVKGSPAENQVKAEVVVNQERAAPQESPVQVVHVENVNQSPNATLQSNENSPLGDRIVIGQESHFALTDSHKAAVAVSLQNPPASTPSPQGQTPTSGTTTTTPSSTEPSSGTLKKRKAPPPPKPAPPQPNFAGTPPSQVKREGTPPGVKKRAPPQPSPRHQRQTSTGSTVSAGSDSSSGQMIDSSPAATPPSTLDRPDRPPRRSTSPSQPKESQPPPPGQIAGAIDERSEEEPPSPESAPEDIEKLIQEGRLSIATTQRRDSLTDHATTEDSCSDRSTSALSASARSSLLDDEETGTEREEEKKSDGGDEEAEDLAEMLNDVVKEQEKETVTVSSSVDIEPPLQKVITITAEAAPPADIDVQPSKEVTKESKKPADVSDDDDIELTEEEAKILAELEAEADAEEAKETKDGESSATESEDIALKEERSQILSQMMKLSLDDQNSNDTVNYSPSAEPEQEMLEEKLISQLAYPVVRNSHQQVPVGYALKSEDTPEISVKKIEIAPEAESTESQQDEEREMTSTSDKEIDVEAMQKEKKMIVDDVESNEESDKEEPEEREDVTKGEPVTIEESVTASETVKVAEEDVVVELKDIKLEVERKDPMDKAGEKYIVDGEVKESPEPSALSATPIPHQLPTDAKALQEQYTMLQKQFAALQQQMITNQQAVLQQQQQQIVSASSAAGQPVPPAMSVGNPMMVSQPPMVMSPAMTPQQQQMMMMQQQMMMQYPMGMPQYMMTPQMMAVPPAAPMAVSPPQVIGYPAQPVLATSPQQVVLATSPPQHQQPQQVEPEPQVTVASPPNMADPEPEVEMPEVEHANEPEEKTERPKPFGIEIDSQGNMIKSSLTVQQPWKEDTTASDTLVGSRNRTSSNPISPGATDHNTARPRAGTFEKTLTDWPPKSDAAQQEKKIVIVEASKPVEPKEDKDKRDIVIVENQQPPQPQKVPESKPREVVIIESAPKPPPEPSKPKEDKPTRDIVIIENNPKSQPVAVATSSASANKDKNQAAAGRPGYSQYAPHGGIPKSKPSLQKAASEVQIRYLHSAREDELSATRESASVSRLRGIFGGAEKS is encoded by the exons TATAAACCCAATACCCAAGTAGGAGATCTTGGTGTTCGGACAATAGAAATAGTGCCAAAGAAAGAACCCCAGTCGAAGGTACCGGTCAAAAAGTCAGCCAAGTTTGAG CAAACAGTGCGGCTGACTGTCCACGTCTCCAAATCCAAGAAGTTTGTGTTGAGAGTGAACCCTGACAAAGCACTCTGTGAACTACTACCTCAGATCTGTGAGGAACACGGTACAGACCCTTTCCACTGTACCCTGAGACTGGTCAATTCACCAGAGGAGGACCTTGATTTGTTTAGAAGTTTGAACGATTATAGTTTACCGGAAAATGAGGTTATTTTGGTAGATTTAAGAG CACCGGTTCCAAAAGTCCCTGTCCCGGAAGAGAAGacgaaagaaaagaaaaagaaatctaTTTTTGGATTCAGATCGTCACAGAAGAAGAAAAGCAAG GGAGATGGGGACGCAGACAGTGTCAAGTCGGTGCCGGTCAAGCCTGCACCGCAGAAGCAGATACGGGATACTGACAGCATCAAGTCAGCACCGCCTGCCAGGCCAGTATCGCAGATCCATGTGGGAGATTCAGACAGTGTCAAATCTATGCCAGTCAGGCCTCACTCTGTCGTCAACCCACCCCCTGCCCCTGGCCGGCAAGGTCCACCTCCGGGAGCAGTTGCACTTCCGATAATAGATGGATCGTTGCTACGAAAGCAACAGCAGCAACCGCAGCCACAACAAGCGAACCAGAGTGCACCCCCACCCCCTCAGCCACCGGCCCGGAAAAGACAAGCACCCAGACCACCCGGGCCACCACCACGGAAAAACCAAGTCCCCGGAGTGAAAGGGTCTCCGGCTGAAAATCAAGTGAAAGCTGAAGTAGTTGTAAATCAGGAAAGAGCAGCTCCGCAGGAAAGCCCTGTCCAAGTTGTTCATGTGGAAAATGTCAATCAGTCACCTAATGCTACTTTGCAAAGCAATGAAAACAGTCCACTGGGTGATAGGATTGTCATTGGACAGGAATCACACTTTGCATTGACGGATTCTCACAAAGCGGCAGTAGCTGTATCATTACAGAACCCTCCGGCATCGACACCGTCACCTCAAGGACAGACACCGACCTCTGGGACTACAACCACCACACCCAGCAGTACTGAGCCAAGCTCAGGGACCCTGAAAAAGAGGAAAGCCCCTCCACCTCCAAAACCAGCACCACCTCAGCCCAATTTTGCTGGGACACCACCTTCACAGGTGAAGAGAGAAGGAACGCCCCCAGGTGTCAAGAAACGAGCACCGCCACAGCCGTCGCCAAGGCACCAGAGGCAGACATCGACAGGTAGCACCGTCAGTGCTGGCAGCGACTCCAGCAGTGGACAGATGATTGACAGCTCTCCCGCGGCAACTCCTCCCTCAACGCTAGACCGACCAGACAGACCACCTAGACGAAGCACAAGTCCTTCACAACCAAAGGAATCCCAGCCTCCGCCACCAGGTCAGATAGCTGGAGCAATTGACGAGCGTTCTGAAG AAGAACCCCCATCCCCCGAGAGCGCACCTGAGGACATTGAAAAACTTATCCAGGAAGGTCGTCTTTCCATAGCCACAACTCAGAGGAGAGACTCGCTAACCGATCACGCCACCACAGAAGACAGCTGCTCTG ACAGGAGCACGTCTGCGCTGAGTGCCAGTGCAAGAAGTAGTCTCCTTGACGATGAAGAAACAGGTACAGAGCGGGAGGAGGAGAAGAAGagtgatggtggtgatgaagAGGCTGAAGACCTAGCAGAGATGTTGAATGATGTGGTCAAAGAACAAGAGAAAGAAA CTGTGACGGTGTCTTCCAGTGTAGACATAGAACCTCCACTGCAAAAGGTCATCACAATCACCGCAGAGGCTGCTCCTCCTGCAGATATTGATGTTCAACCCTCAAAAGAAGTTACCAAAGAAAGCAAAAAGCCTGCTGACgtcagtgatgatgatgacattgaacTCACAGAGGAGGAGGCCAAAATACTAGCTGAACTTGAGGCGGAGGCAGACGCTGAAGAAGCCAAAGAGACCAAGGATGGTGAGTCTTCAGCGACCGAGTCAGAGGACATTGCTTTGAAAGAGGAAAGGAGTCAAATATTGAGCCAAATGATGAAACTCAGCCTGGATGATCAAAATTCCAATGATACAGTGAACTACTCCCCATCCGCCGAACCAGAGCAGGAGATGTTGGAAGAAAAGCTGATCTCCCAGCTTGCCTATCCAGTCGTCAGGAATTCACATCAACAAGTCCCTGTGGGTTATGCACTGAAGTCTGAGGACACTCCAGAGATcagtgtgaaaaaaattgagattGCCCCTGAAGCGGAGTCGACAGAAAGCCAGCAGGATGAGGAAAGAGAGATGACAAGTACAAGCGATAAGGAGATCGATGTGGAGGCGAtgcagaaagagaaaaagatgATAGTAGATGATGTTGAATCCAATGAAGAGTCTGATAAAGAGGAACCTGAAGAAAGAGAGGATGTTACAAAGGGAGAACCCGTCACCATAGAAGAGAGTGTTACAGCGAGTGAAACAGTGAAAGTTGCAGAAGAGGACGTTGTAGTTGAGTTGAAAGACATTAAGCTGGAAGTTGAGAGAAAGGACCCTATGGATAAGGCTGGAGAAAAGTATATTGTAGATGGTGAAGTGAAAGAAAGTCCTGAACCCTCTGCACTGTCAGCTACCCCAATACCACATCAGTTACCTACTGACGCCAAAGCATTACAGGAACAGTATACAATGCTGCAGAAGCAGTTTGCCGCGCTGCAGCAGCAGATGATCACCAACCAGCAGGCGGTGCTgcagcagcaacagcagcaaATTGTGTCTGCTTCTTCCGCGGCGGGGCAACCTGTGCCACCAGCCATGAGCGTGGGCAATCCGATGATGGTGTCTCAGCCGCCGATGGTGATGTCACCGGCGATGACACCACAACAGcagcagatgatgatgatgcagcAACAGATGATGATGCAATACCCCATGGGAATGCCGCAATACATGATGACGCCGCAGATGATGGCGGTGCCGCCAGCGGCACCCATGGCAGTGTCTCCTCCTCAAGTTATCGGATACCCGGCACAGCCAGTTCTGGCAACCAGTCCTCAGCAAGTCGTCTTGGCAACATCCCCTCCCCAGCATCAGCAACCCCAGCAAGTTGAGCCAGAGCCTCAAGTCACCGTCGCATCACCGCCAAATATGGCTGACCCAGAGCCAGAAGTAGAGATGCCAGAAGTTGAACATGCAAATGAACCTGAAGAGAAGACAGAGCGTCCAAAACCCTTTGGAATAGAAATAGACTCCCAAGGTAACATGATCAAGTCGTCCTTAACAGTCCAGCAGCCATGGAAAGAGGACACAACTGCAAGTGACACTTTGGTTGGATCTCGGAATAGAACATCCTCCAATCCCATAAGTCCTGGAGCTACAGATCATAACACAGCCAGACCCAGGGCTGGAACTTTTGAGAAAACGCTGACAGATTGGCCTCCCAAGAGTGACGCCGCACAACAGGAAAAGAAAATCGTTATTGTTGAGGCAAGCAAGCCCGTTGAACCCAAAGAGGATAAAGACAAACGTGATATAGTCATCGTTGAAAATCAGCAACCACCACAGCCACAGAAAGTGCCGGAAAGTAAGCCAAGGGAGGTGGTGATCATAGAAAGTGCACCAAAACCACCGCCAGAACCTAGCAAACCAAAGGAGGATAAACCGACAAGGGACATCGTCATTATTGAAAACAATCCAAAATCGCAACCAGTGGCTGTGGCCACCTCGTCAGCCTCggcaaacaaagacaaaaaccaGGCAGCAGCTGGGAGACCTGGATACTCTCAGTACGCTCCCCATGGTGGAATTCCCAAATCCAAGCCAAGCCTACAAAAGGCTGCGTCGGAAGTCCAGATAAGATATTTACACTCTGCGAGAGAAGATGAACTGTCAGCTACCAGAGAAAGTGCCAGTGTGTCTAGACTCAGAGGG ATATTTGGTGGTGCAGAGAAATCATAG